In Macadamia integrifolia cultivar HAES 741 chromosome 13, SCU_Mint_v3, whole genome shotgun sequence, one DNA window encodes the following:
- the LOC122059231 gene encoding protein-lysine methyltransferase METTL21D, with the protein MKFTDSPVIELPVRDAVLSIQQDNGSMHVGTSVWPCSLVLVKFVERWLLTPSSSSSAPNPYTHLLSFSGKRAIELGTGCGPAGMGLSLLGLEIVLTDIAPVMPALKRNLKRNKPTLGKTLKTAQLYWNNSDQIKSLNPPFDFVIAADVVYIEESVPQLISAMESLVGDSGVILLGYQLRSPEAHSLFWEICERTFKIEKVPHEHLHPEYAYEETDVYIMRKK; encoded by the coding sequence ATGAAATTCACGGACTCGCCAGTGATCGAACTCCCGGTGCGCGATGCTGTCCTCTCCATCCAACAAGACAATGGTTCGATGCACGTAGGCACCTCCGTCTGGCCTTGCTCCCTTGTCCTCGTCAAATTCGTCGAGCGCTGGTTGCTAACCCCCAGCTCGTCTTCTTCCGCACCTAACCCCTACACCCACCTCCTCAGCTTTTCCGGTAAGCGAGCCATCGAGCTCGGCACCGGCTGCGGCCCCGCCGGCATGGGTCTCTCCTTACTTGGCCTCGAAATCGTCCTCACAGACATAGCTCCAGTCATGCCGGCTCTCAAACGAAACCTCAAGCGCAATAAACCCACGCTTGGGAAAACCCTTAAGACCGCTCAGCTCTACTGGAACAACTCTGACCAGATCAAATCCTTAAACCCTCCTTTCGATTTCGTCATCGCGGCAGATGTTGTTTATATCGAAGAGTCTGTTCCCCAACTTATTTCTGCCATGGAATCTCTTGTTGGGGATTCTGGCGTCATTCTGCTTGGTTACCAATTGAGGTCGCCAGAAGCTCACAGCTTGTTCTGGGAGATCTGTGAGAGAACTTTCAAGATTGAAAAGGTCCCTCACGAGCATTTGCATCCGGAGTATGCTTACGAGGAGACGGATGTGTATATAATgaggaagaaataa
- the LOC122060053 gene encoding zinc finger protein MAGPIE-like produces MLAMMAGEAISNGFTQKSTAAGSNPPLTKKKRNLPGTPDPEAEVIALSPKTLMATNRFLCEICGKGFQRDQNLQLHRRGHNLPWKLRQRTSKEPRKRVYVCPEKSCVHHHPSRALGDLTGIKKHFCRKHGEKKWKCEKCSKRYAVQSDWKAHSKTCGTREYRCDCGTLFSRRDSFITHRAFCDALAEETARVTAASNIVNATSGGNFNHHLMGTSLGPSMVQHFSSIFKPLPSNEEAINNHSRPGLSLWMGQGSQATKALSQNLPELHHMGSDPFNPFTSYPNPPQSEYQLNWDYGIKLSSATNARDLTSTSLPLSNIKEVGSTPGLVSAPSLYSNQHQHHQLSTANMSATALLQKAAQIGSTSSDPTFFGNFEVDCSNIQVEDENKYNGLFGLNPTPNEKRNHHHLDSSNSLSSLNQLQMHPRKRANCQKDDTGGETRDFLGVGVQTLCPSSINGWI; encoded by the exons ATGTTAGCGATGATGGCAGGAGAAGCTATCTCAAATGGTTTCACACAGAAGTCAACTGCTGCAGGATCCAATCCTCCTCTAactaagaaaaagagaaatctgCCAGGAACCCCAG ATCCTGAAGCTGAGGTCATAGCCCTGTCGCCAAAGACTCTAATGGCTACTAACAGATTCTTGTGTGAGATATGTGGGAAGGGTTTCCAAAGAGATCAAAATCTTCAACTTCATCGGAGGGGACATAACCTTCCATGGAAGCTCAGGCAGAGGACTAGCAAAGAACCAAGGAAGAGAGTCTATGTATGCCCAGAAAAGAGCTGTGTTCATCACCATCCTTCGCGGGCTCTCGGAGATCTCACTGGTATAAAGAAACACTTCTGTAGAAAACATGGAGAGAAGAAGTGGAAATGTGAAAAGTGCTCCAAGCGGTATGCTGTGCAGTCAGATTGGAAAGCACATTCAAAAACCTGTGGCACTAGAGAGTACAGATGTGATTGCGGGACTTTATTTTCGCG GCGAGATAGCTTCATCACTCACAGGGCCTTCTGCGATGCATTAGCAGAAGAAACAGCTAGAGTTACTGCAGCATCAAATATTGTCAATGCAACCTCAGGAGGAAACTTCAATCATCATCTTATGGGGACTTCATTAGGACCCAGCATGGTACAacatttctcttctattttcaagCCACTTCCAAGCAATGAAGAAGCAATTAATAATCACTCTAGGCCAGGTCTTTCTTTGTGGATGGGCCAAGGATCTCAAGCTACCAAAGCATTAAGCCAAAATCTCCCTGAATTACATCACATGGGTTCTGATCCTTTCAATCCTTTTACTTCATATCCAAATCCTCCACAATCAGAGTATCAATTAAACTGGGATTATGGAATTAAGCTCTCATCTGCTACCAATGCCAGGGATCTGACTAGCACATCACTACCATTAAGCAACATTAAGGAAGTTGGTAGTACTCCTGGACTTGTTAGTGCTCCATCACTTTACAGTAATCAGCACCAACATCATCAACTATCTACAGCAAACATGTCTGCGACAGCTTTGCTACAAAAAGCTGCCCAAATAGGTTCAACTTCAAGTGACCCAACCTTTTTTGGGAATTTTGAAGTCGACTGCAGCAACATTCAAGTAGAAGATGAAAACAAATACAATGGATTGTTTGGTCTAAACCCGACACCGAATGAGAAGCGAAATCATCATCATTTAGATAGTTCGAACAGTTTATCCAGTTTGAACCAGTTGCAGATGCATCCCAGGAAACGTGCTAATTGCCAGAAGGATGATACAGGAGGGGAAACTAGGGATTTTCTAGGAGTTGGTGTTCAAACCCTTTGCCCATCATCAATTAATGGTTGGATCTGA
- the LOC122058585 gene encoding EH domain-containing protein 1-like translates to MEILSSPISICSKENQKIYQEWFNFADTDADGRITGNDATKFFAMANLSRPALKQVWAIADSERQGFLDFNDFVVAMQLIALAQAGHEITQDILSKEGKLRNDF, encoded by the exons ATGGAGATTCTTTCGAGTCCGATCAGCATTTGTTcaaaggagaatcagaagatctATCAGGAATGGTTTAACTTTGCCGACACAG atGCCGACGGCCGCATTACGGGAAACGATGCGACCAAGTTCTTCGCCATGGCTAATTTATCTCGGCCAGCACTCAAGCAG GTGTGGGCAATTGCGGATTCCGAACGTCAAGGGTTccttgattttaatgactttgTTGTTGCAATGCAG TTAATTGCATTAGCACAAGCAGGACATGAAATTACACAAGATATTCTTAGCAAAGAAGGTAAATTAAGGAATGATTTTTAG